The Podospora bellae-mahoneyi strain CBS 112042 chromosome 7, whole genome shotgun sequence genomic sequence AGATGCAGAAAGATTTCGACGAGATGTGTTTGAGGATATCCGCAGAGGTTGAACTGCGAGGCCCTCGTCAAGTTCCAGGAACGCCAAGTACCAAGGTCACAGCTTCCGTGGGTATGATCTAAGGTAGCTCAGTTTCCCTTCAACAGGACGTTGTGTTGTTCACGTTGGTCTTCATATCGAATGAATTAACTGGGAGAAAATCGGCTGGGCTAATaacaatgatgatgatagaaTGAATCCATAATTGGGCAGTTCTTTCAGGATGTCATCATGTTTGCCAAGACTACCGGACTCGGAGAGAAGCATCTCCTATGTAAGAGGTTACGTAGTTTGAACCAgttgggtttgtttgtgCGGCATGATGGCAGGTAAATATCTGTTGAGGAACAACATGTGACGCTTTTTGAAGAGAACCAGCTTACATCATGATACCATCTGAAATCCTCTCTCAGCCATGAACATGTACCCGGTTTCGGAGGGCATGAGACGAAATGCCACCGCAGAGGGATTTAATGGACTCGCCTGCCGCTCGGATTGCCCCTCAATCGCAACCCTTTTTCTGCCTCGCGGCCCGTTTGAATCGCAACGGATTGCCCCGCCGTTGCGACTGCGCTGCCTGCCCCCAACCGCCATGGCATGTAAATATTCAACACAGACAGGGGGTCCGAGAAACATATTTATCAAGGTGTCACAGTAGACCTCAAAACACCCACCGCTATTCGATAGCAAAACCAATTACGTCTCCATTTACCCCGGAATCTACTTACAGCTGCCAAGTTTTCTTGTTACCGTACGGTAAGCATTTCCCACATTCAGTGACTCAGGCAGACCCCACCACAAAACCCCGCGCTCAATTCGCCTCGCCTCAATTCAAGCTGCCATTGAAGAACCGCAAAAACAACGACACCTGAAGTGTTTCCCCTCTGAATCTCCCCAACGACTGAAGCAAGCAGTGTTGCCTACGGAACGAATCACCATGCCGACTACCATTATTCTTGGTTCCCAATGGGGTATGTCAATAATGTCAATTTCGTCTGGACCACCGTTACGGCCAGACGAAAATTTGCGGTCGGAACTGTCgctaaccctaacccttgaaCTGTAGGTGacgagggcaagggcaagctCAGCGATATCCTTTGCCAGAAGGCCCAGATCTGCGCCCGCGCTGCTGGAGGTCACAATGCTGGTCATTCAGTTGTGTAAGTCACCCCATGGTGAACCAATTGCTGTTGTGGAATGAGTTCCAAGTTGCTAACGGAAACGGTGCTGTTTGTGTGTAGTGCCAATGGCGTTTCGTACGAGTACGGAGATACCTCTATGCCCCTGACCACTACTATTACTATCCGACGACGCGCGAATTGACACTTGTGTTTTCTGCCAACAGCTTCCACCTGCTCCCATCAGGCTTGATCAACCCCAACTGCGAGAACCTCATCGGCTCcggcgtcgtcgtcaacgTCGAGGCTTTCTTCAAGGAGCTCAATGCGCTCGAGGAGAAGGGTCTGAAGCACGTCCGCGAGAAGATCCTCATCAGCGACCGCGCCCATGTCAACCTCACACTCCACGCCGCCGTCGAcagggcggaggaggctcaATTAGAAGGAAACAAGAAGATTGGCACCACCGGCCGCGGCATCGGCCCATCATACGCCACCAAGGCCAGCCGGAAGGGTATCAGGGTTCACGAGATCTTCAAGGAGGCCGtctttgagaagaagctgcGCACTCTGGCCGAGGGGTATAAGAAGCAGTTTGGCGAGCTTTTCGAGTATgacgttgaggaggagattgcccGCTTCCGCGAGTACAGGAAACTGCTTCCCAACTTCGTCTGCGACGGCCCCAACTTCATCGATCAGGCCCAGAAGAGCGGACGGGACCTCTTGGTTGAGGGTGCCAATGCCCTGATGTTGGATATTGACTATGGCACCTACCCCTACGTCACCAGCAGCAATACTGGTTTCGGTGGTGCCGTTACTGGTCTTGCGCTCGACTACAAGCAAATCAAGGAGGTTATTGGTGTCGTAAAAGCTTACACCGTATGCTCTCTCACCATCATTCATATCTGAGCCATCTCGTGCTGACCCCCTTGTTAGACcagagttggtggtggtccctTCAAGACCGAAGACCTCGGTGAGGCCGGCACCAAGCTCCAGGAGATTGGCCGTGAATGGGGTGTTTCTACTGGTAGGAGACGTAGGTGCGGCTGGCTCGACCTTGTCGTGCTGAAGTACTCTCAGCTCATCAACAACTACACATCGTGGAACTTGACCAGTATGTTGTTTTCATAACACAAGGGTATTTAGTTGGCTAACAATTCCTCTCCAGAGCTCGACATCTTAGACACATTCCCTACCATCAAGGTTGCTGTCGCctacaaggacaaggagacTGGCGAGGTCATCGAGCACTTCCCCGCCGACCTCGACTACCTTGACACTCTCGAGGTTGTCTacaaggagtttgagggctGGCAAACACCCATCACTTCGGTCAAGACCTTTGACGCCCTTCCCGCGCAAGCACAGGCGTACGTCAAGTTCATTGAGGAGTTCACTGGTATCCCCGTGAAGTGGATCGGTACTGGCCGTAAGTTTCCTGTTTGAACCCCTTATCTCTCTACCTAGAAGATGCTGACATGAGACACCAGCTGCGCGCGACGACATGATTTGTCTTTaagcaagcaaagcaagaTGTCTGCTTCGGCGAGAGTTTGCGGAATGTTTGGAGAGAGTGTTAAGACTCATAGAttccccttttctttgtggcttttctttttttgtaaagagagaggaagggaagggagggttttgcaaaaagaaaaatgatGGGAGGCAACGGcgtacctttttttttttcattatCCTGTTTGTTTACTGTTACATACCTAGGGTACATAaccttaccttaccttatAAAGTCATGGCGTCCCTGCGGAAACTGTTTGGGGTGGCGAGAGGCTTTTAGATATCCTGTAAAAAATACCCTGGTTTAGATTGATGATGGTCTTGGTTGgctttttggtggttgtgttgtaTGGTTGTGACATACGATTTAAGCTCGAGAACAGATGACCACGGAACATTTTTTTTGGTAACTCACACACATGGTAGATATTCTCGTATTTCGTCTTTTTAACATACGTAGTTGGTATGCCACAAGGTCTTCACTTTTGCACATTGCGACGGCTTCACCACAAACCTGATGAAAGCTATGTAGGTTGACGACTGGTTCAACGACTCTGTAGATGAGCCGTAGCCTCTGGTAGGTACCTACTGACCTAGCTATATCTTCGTTTGACCTTACCGTCTTCACATTGGCCAGAATTATGGGCTCATGCGAAGCaaattcttttcttttccacatCTTCTGGCCACGGATTCACCTCAACCTAGGTTACCTAGTTAGCCACGGAAAGAGAGGTTTGGGGAAGCTGAGATTAGGGTATTTTGTGGCAGAAATCTTACAACGCCCAGCCAATTTTAAAATTCATCCATCATTGATAAGGTTTTGCTCTGGTAGAAAATTTCCTGAGTATGGTTCAAATATTTGATTCATTCGTAGTGAGATTGATCAGAAGAAATGGCCGCCATTTCAGAGCATCCCTTTGTCTTGACGGCAGACATTGTGGCCAAATCGAGCTCATTGAGTTCTTTGGGTTCCCCTACTTTGTCCTCGAAAGACTCCGAGTTGATCCCCGTTTCGGAGGTTAtaagaagagagagggtgttggcgttgatggtCGATTCTCTCGGTGTGTTGAGAAGTTATATCCCAGAGGGAAAATGGACGATACCAGGCAGGTTCTAGAGGCCTTCGTTCAGGATTTACCTCTTGAAGTATGTAGAATTCTTATGCAGGAGACTGTGGACTCATCCGCCACTCCCAAAAAACTGCTGCAGTTGAGGTGGATGCCATGTTGAAGCCAGGCAAGCCAGTTTCATTGGTGTTCACGGAGCAAATTACTAACGTTTATACCCTATTTAAAGTTCGGCATTGCGGCAACCTAGTCATAACAGACGGATTGGATCCTGACTTCGGAAACGAAGTGAACCGCCATATGGCAGAAATCAAGAGCTGTTCCGGAAATGAGCAGGCAGCTCTTCGAACTTCTTGTTTGAAGAGAGATGGGCACCGCTGTGTACTAAGCGGGTTCTATGAAGAGCAATTCTACAAAAACAACTGTCCGCCCATGAGCAGGTGGGGAAGAAATGGGAACCCCTCGCCGCGTCACATATGATCCCGTTCGCCCTTGGGAAATTTGAAGAGAGCAATGCCGAAGAGGTGGGTGTAGTGACCCCGTTATCAATATGAGTACTTCAACGAACGGGAACTCACCTATAGACACGCAAAACGGCGATCATCTGGTGGGCAATTTGGAGATATTTTGGAACTATCAACCTACAACACATGCGGCCAGAAACCACCAAAAAGCCAGAGAACGCCATAATGCTCACTCAGTTCTTCCATGACGCGTTTGACAAGTTTCAGTTGCGTTTGAACCGAAGCCTGAGGTAAGCTAAGATACCTATGAGAGACAATACCAGTAATCACGTCTCGGTTGCCAAGAAGCGGGTGATAGCCTCATTGCTACCGCGTACATATCTTCGGCGACGGTTATGGCCGCGGGACGCTGTCGAGAGCCCCTCAAACAGCTACTTTCAAACAACATGACACCTCAGCGCGTGCTGCTCCGCTCCCAGACCCCAATTTGTTGAGAGTCCATTATGTCCTCTGCAAGATATTCAACGTAAGTCAAGAGCCTACTTGTGTATAGCCTCTACAGCAGAGGCCAGTAAACAACACGAACAGATACTAGTTACGTGAACTACCCTGACGACACAGACCAAGCCATGCCTGAAATGGGGCTTAACAAACAAGGTTGAAAAGGCCTCAGATTGAATGAGAGCTACACTAGAGTGATATGTGTTTATGAATAGATAGAATCAGGAATTTAACTGCATGTTTCCGCCGCGATAAACAGAAGAATCATTCATGTATAGGTAGCTAAAGAAGAGGAATTCTAGCTGTgcacccctccctcccccttttttttttttttttttgctaACCTGGCATCCCCCCTGGGGTTAGGGTGCAGGGAGTTTTCATCTCCTGATAGGGTTTTCTGGGAGTGAGGAGCTTTGCAGATCAGAGGTgtcttgtttgttgttgatacAGATATTGCTAACAAAAACATGAACTAAGTAGTCACTTTTGTCTACCAGGTAGGTTGCTTTACTCACACTCTCCGTACGTACCACAATCTCAATCAGCAAACAAGCATACTTTAGGTAGTTCACACCAGTCTGCTTTTCAGAACCAGCTGAAAGATCATATGAacaggttttttttttccacgTCACTTTTCACATATATATCTTTACACAAATAATACAGGTTAGGACCTCTCCTTCTAATGTGCTTCGGGAAACACACACCACTGGTAAACGAAGTTACGTTGCATGGCATGTATAcagtaggtaaggtaggtacttGACCACACTCACAGTAGTAGTCAAAACTTGATCCCACAATTATTGATTGGCCTGTGCTTTTACAGGTTTTCATCAATGGACCAAAATGTTACTTCCGTAATGTCAAGTAGggtatgtatatatatatatatatatatataggcAGCATATCACCCCGGCTGGCAGGAACCAGATAATGATCAGTTGCAAGAAGGTTAGGGctatatatgtatatatctATGCCCACTGTACTACCTAGGTATATTACTGACGTCCGTGATCATGATCATCACCGGACATGTTATCAAAGTAcattattaataatattctTGGGTTATTTGCTAGATGCTCTCAATCCTTTCGTCATTGGGGGACTGCTGGCTCtaggagagggggaaaagaaaggcTTGATGAACCACCTTACTCTGCTGGTGGTTCATAAGCGccgtctttttctctctcaatcTCATGGTTAAGCGAGCATAGTGAGGGAAGAAAGTGAGAAGCAATGGGATGAAAGCAACGATTAAAGTAGTAGTCGATGAGAAAAGCTACCTACTAATGAACAGGTCGGTGGCCCCAGGGAGATGTATGTGATTTAACTGCCGTAGACTCACCAAAATGAGAACCTATCTAGATAGGCTCACAGTCAACGATTCGGGAAGATCAAGGGAGTGTATCCTGATAGGGAAGGAGGTTTGCCGGAAGTCTTTTTACACTTGGCAAATATCTACttcggatgatgatgatgggtagGAGAATCTCTCGTTTCACTCTCTTGGTTTTACCCTTCTGCTCGAGGTGGGTTTTGCAGCGTCTGTCatctgtatatatatatatatatatgtatatgTTCTTGGGACGATAAAGTCATGACAGCACACTCTCGAGGGTATATGGAGTCCAGGGGGTGTGTTGATGTCATTGCTCGAGTGTCTTGGGGGTGGCATCTTGATAGTTGCCTGACCAAATACCTAGTGTGATCAAGAACGACAGAGTTCTTGATTTTGGCTTGTCCTACAGCCTTTGCCATGTTTCAGGTTCGTTGGGCTCTCAGCTACAAGCCAGGTTTGGGCATCTATTCCCATGGTCTGGTGTAGGTAAGGTATCTCTTGCCGGTCACTGCCCCGACATATGCTCGtttcacaccaccatcattgaGGAATCTTTCACTAGTGAAACGGAGACTGAGCTGTCTGGCCTTGCCCCTTCTGTTCCGGACTCATGACCTCGACGTCAAGCCACCTGCTGTCATTAGTTGAACATCACTTCCTTTCTTGCCGTGTCAAAGAGTCTGCACGGCAGAAATAGTCATATCACAGGTCATAGCGATAGAGCAAAGCCAGTAGAACTCGCCGAGGCTGTAGAGAAGGCCATCTTTGGGAATAGTCCGGCTTGGTGCTGCAAGCGCACGGGCTCGGGGACTACTATATGGGACATAGTTCCTCCTCAAACGGAATTCCATGACGGTTGTCGTCTAGTGCccgtgaagaagagggacaTCAAGGTGGAaattttcttcttctccgcgTGGCTGCCCTGCCGGGTCAAGCAAGAAATGAGAAAGGCACCGCATACTTGCCCGAGGGTGGTAGTCGAAATCGAGGTGGTTGAGCGAGGTGATTAAGCGACCACGATTGTGTTTCGACACTATATCATGTGAAGTGAGGTATATAGCTCAACAGACATCAACAAAACTACTGCCCCTCTGCTACAATGCTACCACAGGTAGTAGAAAAGGACCCAACTCGACTATCACTTGGGAAGCGGTGAAGATGCAAGATGTTTAACGACGGTACATCCCCCGCAATGGCGAGAATAGTGGCGGGGAAGACAGACACAACAACGCTGGATGCCGGTAGTCAGATGCCGTTCCTGGTTTGCCTCTATCGTGGTTCCCCAGTGACCATCGAAGGGCATTGGGTGTCAACAAAGAGAACAGACGCATGTCGTgacacacagacacacacgTTTGAGGTGTAAGTGAGGGTATTCTAAGCCCGTTGCGGTCTAGAGGCTCGCGAGACCCCTCTTGTGCTCAAGATCGAACAAATCTTGGTGCGGCATTCGCAGAGACGGGAAGGGAATGGCAGACCGTGCTTGCAGCATGCATAACAGAGCATGCAGAGCAcggtggtttttttttttttttttttttctttccttcgCTTTCGCAAGCCTGGTTTGCTTTCGCTCCCCTTGGCCGGGACGGGCAGTGTTTATCAACAGGCCAAATGCCCGAGCGACATGGCCTGCATGAGAAACAAAAACGTGACGGGAACTCCTCCTCTGGGTGGGAGTTCTGGTTGACTACCGCACGGTCGTGGTAGATCGTGGGCCTGGTGAGCTAGTAACCTGGTAATTTGAGCAGACAAGACGCCAGCCGGTAGTGAGTGTACATCGTTGGTATTGCCACTCCATCAACTGGTGCTCTTTGTGCCGATGACAGTCTTACTTGCGGGGAGGGAAGCAACGTGGATGGATTCAGAGGGCAACTGGCCGTCGAGGTCTGCAATGCTCTCCTGTCCTCCGAAGCCGAGAGGTCTGCTGGGGTCGTGCTACACCGGCGAATGTAACCATCTTGAATCGCGAGTGATTTAAGAGGTAGCGCTattgatggggttgtgggcTCGCTCAAGACGCCGTCTCCGAGAGATACCGGTAGATGATTGAAGGGTGTTCAAACAGGAAGTCGTGCAACTGGTGTCTGAGGACCCTGTGATGGTATGTATCACCTCCAAGAGGCCGTGAAACCTTGGGATCCGGGGAGGGGTTTCTGTACCAGACGCGGGGTTCGCTGGATGGTTGGTGCACACAACTCCGACGCACAGACCATGACTGATTTATGTTGCAATGATGCATTGCAACCAAAAGTCCACAGCATTTCTCGCTCCATCAGGTTTGCTCTTCCCAGCAGCCTCCAATCGTTCACTGCGGTTGGTGGCATTTCATTCAAGATTTTGATGGTACTGCAGACGCATGCTCCCAGCACAACAGGGGTCCATTAACCGAGCTCGATGTCAGGTACGCGCCGTAACGGTCGGCTCCCAAGCGgctgtcctgtcctgtctACCGTTATCTTTCAACCAAGAGGCAAAACGGAGAATAAACAACTACTATGACTATCACTTTATCACGGCTATTTGCTCGTGAGCACCTGGTCGGCGATCTGGGACGATCTGAGATGAGCCGCAAGGGTCCCCGACAATGCCGATCTCAAACCGTTGAACTCAGGAGCTGGCCGTGTTGGCCCGACCCCATCAATTGTGTGATCGCCGACCTGGGCTCTGTCGGAATTTTGATTCCCTGCTCCGTTTTGGTTCCAATCCTCTGGGGGAACAGGGAGACGAGTAATATCTGGAGTTTTTGAGAACGCAACCAGCTTTGTCATTTGACGAGGGAGACTTGTCAACTACCATCTCACCTACACGTTGTAGTACGAGCAAGCCACAGGCAATATCAAGTTTGCCCGGCTCGTCTGACTACACCAAACTCCCTCGCATGTGCAATATGCACTACGCTTACATATTGTTCA encodes the following:
- the ADE12 gene encoding Adenylosuccinate synthase (EggNog:ENOG503NWD9; COG:F), with protein sequence MPTTIILGSQWGDEGKGKLSDILCQKAQICARAAGGHNAGHSVVFHLLPSGLINPNCENLIGSGVVVNVEAFFKELNALEEKGLKHVREKILISDRAHVNLTLHAAVDRAEEAQLEGNKKIGTTGRGIGPSYATKASRKGIRVHEIFKEAVFEKKLRTLAEGYKKQFGELFEYDVEEEIARFREYRKLLPNFVCDGPNFIDQAQKSGRDLLVEGANALMLDIDYGTYPYVTSSNTGFGGAVTGLALDYKQIKEVIGVVKAYTTRVGGGPFKTEDLGEAGTKLQEIGREWGVSTGRRRRCGWLDLVVLKYSQLINNYTSWNLTKLDILDTFPTIKVAVAYKDKETGEVIEHFPADLDYLDTLEVVYKEFEGWQTPITSVKTFDALPAQAQAYVKFIEEFTGIPVKWIGTGPARDDMICL